A stretch of Gammaproteobacteria bacterium DNA encodes these proteins:
- a CDS encoding putative Prepilin-type N-terminal cleavage/methylation domain-containing protein (Evidence 3 : Putative function from multiple computational evidences), whose amino-acid sequence MSNRIVPPIAKNSSIYHSVRSQRQWRGFTLVELLVVMSIVGILAAIGVPRFQLYLLQGHLDEAKPYLMTIAAKERARFNERGYYLHTTKETDIRRELGVDLKSIGDFCFIVVCHNLSGTTQCHSRASEGVYTVGESTLTYASTTTTGEFEVWAVLRNSGNTVTTWGSTSCEVQKNLITDAFEKQTSLGWVHDATAPATAGAGGEGRIVVLRYPPPVDGMDATAANYHTNINHTSINHDWQSGISISDAMLD is encoded by the coding sequence ATGAGCAATCGAATCGTCCCCCCAATCGCTAAGAACAGTTCCATCTACCATTCCGTTCGATCACAACGCCAATGGCGCGGGTTTACCCTCGTTGAATTGTTGGTGGTCATGAGCATTGTTGGTATCCTCGCTGCCATTGGCGTACCCAGATTTCAACTCTATCTCCTGCAAGGGCACCTCGACGAGGCCAAGCCCTATCTTATGACAATTGCTGCAAAGGAAAGGGCACGTTTTAATGAGCGGGGTTATTATTTACATACCACCAAAGAAACAGACATTCGACGTGAGCTTGGTGTCGACCTCAAGAGTATTGGAGATTTTTGCTTTATAGTGGTCTGTCACAATCTTTCTGGCACAACTCAATGCCACAGCCGAGCCAGTGAGGGTGTTTATACCGTTGGTGAATCCACCCTTACTTACGCCAGCACTACTACGACGGGTGAATTCGAGGTCTGGGCGGTGTTGCGCAATAGCGGAAATACAGTAACCACTTGGGGCAGTACTAGTTGCGAGGTGCAGAAAAATCTCATTACTGATGCATTCGAAAAACAAACCTCTCTCGGTTGGGTCCACGACGCTACCGCCCCTGCCACCGCTGGCGCAGGTGGAGAGGGTCGAATAGTGGTACTACGTTATCCTCCTCCCGTCGATGGAATGGATGCTACCGCAGCTAATTATCACACCAATATCAATCACACCAGTATCAATCACGATTGGCAAAGCGGTATTAGCATTTCGGATGCCATGTTGGATTAA